The sequence ATGTGTATGggtatgtgtatatgtatgtgtatgtgtatgtgtatgtgtatgtgtatgtgtatgtgtatgtgtatgtgtatgtgtatgtgtatgtgtatgtgtatgtgtatgtgtatgtgtatgtgtatgtgtatgtttatgtgtatgtgtaggtgtatgtgtatgtgtatgtgtatgtgtatgtatatgtgtattttttttttttttttttacaaggtgaaatacctacttatgtactttcccagttcacgcgctcagtagttgtcaagctaccgctattgtgaaccagcgagtgggactggctgaaccttacccactaaaacaccttggacatcttgccttgatccccccggaactaagctaagctcaatacttcgggggaggctgtgctcatgcacttcttcgtttgggagaaaatgagctcctgctctctatatacaactcggctgtgctcatgcacttcttcgtttggaagaaaatgagctcctgagtttctatctttatccctctcgatccacctttggcgcctcgacaacccaatgccgctacgtcgcaccgcactactcaactgatccccgacgatggatctagccaacaccgactgagagtttccccttttacgccacgcgggacacccgaaggagtgccgaggtctgctctgcgattccggttggagcatggcgtccggttcgctgatgccccgacgactcgaatcggtgttgtggcgtctgctcaactagtccccggtgatggatctagcttacaccgacagagagttccccgacgatggaagttctcccgaaaccgacgttttcgatacccgtccacggcccgaccgtaaggatgcctgggtcgatccaatgatgccggttggaggatggcttccggttcactggtgccccgactatcttaacggtgctacgccacgatctactcgtctaatccccgaagaaagatctagactacaccgacggagagttccccggcgaaataggctctcccgacaccgagtcccctgttgcaccactcaggacacacgagagagtgccgaggtcggtccggcgattccagttggagcatagcttctggttggctggcgccccgacgacacaagtcggtgttgtggtggctactcgactagtccccgccgaaggatctagcctaccgcgacagagagttccccgacgctgggagttctctcgaaaccgacgttttcgatacttgtatccttacgatgctatgacgtggtctactcatcttgtccccgacgacggatcaagactacaccgacgaaggaagttctctcgaCCCGACGCTTACTCGCTGATCCCTTCTCCATATTCGCTGCAACTCCGAGAGTATCTGTGTTACCACTTTGTTTACTGCATTCCAAGTGCCTTCTTCACGACACATTTCCTCAGATATATTATCCACCCTTAGAGCAGGCATTTCTCTACGTACTTCCGCAAACCGGGGACAATCGAATATCACATGTTCTGGTGTTTCTTCAACATACTCACACTCCGGACAAAATGGAGACGCGGCGtgaccacaccgatgcagatactTCCGGAAACAACCATGGCCAGATAGAAACTGCGTTAGGTAGAAGTTTACCTCTCCGTGTAGTCTATTCATCCACGGCGACAGATGTGGAATGAGCCGGTGAGTCCATCTACCTTTCTCCGTACTGTCCCACTCCTGCTGCCACTtcgccatcgaatcgattcgaacCATCGTTCGCACGTTTCTGGTGGTTCTACGCTGATAACACTCGATATCCTCCGCCAGGGTAATGCAGATTGGGATCATTCCAGCGATAACGCTTGCTGCTTCCGACGATATTGTCCTGTAGGCGCTCGTGACTCGTATGACCATAAGCCGGAATGCTCTGTTGAGCTTTTCACGGTTCCTCTtcgttttcaatgctgttccccAGGCAGGAGCACCATACCGTAGTATTGACGAAGATACACTGGCTAACAGACGTCTTGTGCTGCTTTTCGGGCCACCGACATTTGGCATGATCCTCGTTATTGCATTTATCGCCTTCGCGGACTTCTCGCAGGCATAGTCGACATGGCAGTTAAAGTTCAACCGGTTGTCGATCATCACTCCGAGAAGTTTCAGAGCTCGCTTAGTTGAAATCGCATGTCCCCCTACATCTATCTCGATACGCTGGATCGACTTGCAGTTGCTCACCAACAACACTTCCGTTTTGTGGTGAGCTATTTGTAACTTGACTCCGTTCATCCAGCCCTCAATCGTGCTTATCGTCTCTGTCACCGAGGCCTCTACTTCTTCCAGAGACTCGCCCATCACCGTTAACGATATGTCGTCCGCGAAGCCCACGATTTTCACTTTCCTGGGAAGTTTCTGTGTCAAGACCCCATTGTACATAGCGTTCCAGAGAGTCGGACCGAGAATGGATCCCTGAGGGACGCCCGCCGTCACTCCCACTGACCTCTGTCCTTCGcatgtatatgtgtatgtgtatgtgtatgtgtatgtgtatgtgtatgtgtatgtgtatgtgtatgtgtatgtgtatgtgtatgtgtatgtggatgtgtatgtgtatgtgtatgtgtatgtgtatgcatTGCATTTAGTTTTGATAATCTATGAATATTGGTCGGCTGATTTGTAAAATGGTCGTAAGGGCCAGTGACCGTTTCTCTTTGTGTAATTTCTTTTCTATTGATTACTAAGCGGTTTCTACGTTTACCTTTTAACTCTTTGTATAAAACGATACCTCAACCCTTTGACTTCCAAACAGAATTGTGAAATCTACGAAAACTTTTTAAATAgcgtcacaataatcgaaatcgTCGTGTAATTCCTCTTATATTTATTACTAAACGACTTCCACGTTTACCACTCAACTCTTtgtatgaaatgatacccgaaaccttCGACTTCCAAAAAGAATTGATAAATCGATGAAAACTTTTATATTCGCGTCACaagaatcgaaagagaaaggaaACTGTCACTTACTCATAAGTATCCTTGTACAATCATCCgagatatatcagtagaatctTGTAttcggctgttcaaaactcTTCAAAAGatgcaaaaattaccgaacgaaGTTTAGTTTAATTTAGTTTAGTGTGTCAGCGACCTACGAACTCCGAgcacaatattttgtttttcagcTTAGCCCCATGCGACGGAATAGCCGCAGAATTACAGATGCCAGGTTACAGATTAGTATGTAAATTTTCCGATTTCTTATGTAAGCAGACTATGAAGTTTTGCAGACTTTTAAGTCTGACTTTCGAAGTTTTCTTAGGTAATCAtccaatttacaaaatttaaaaatcttgttagggtttttgtttgttttcttctAGTCATACTTACAAAACTTAACACGCATTGGAGCATTTCCAGTATGCAGACGCGCAATATTTTacctgttttatttttataggtAAAATCGATAATGTTTCGAGTAAACAAGGAGGTTTTGAAGACAAAgacgtcgattaatacaaagtTGTATAATTATTCTGATCATAAAAAATTGTCATTGTCACGGCCAATTTAAAGAATATCTTTATGTCTTGTGGTCTCAAAGAGgatgaatcgatgcgaatgacagtttcgctatctttgtgacattttgtcgctatcttatcgtATCGCAGTCTTAACTAACCGCCAGTGCAAATTACAATACACGACGAAAACATTCAAGTACGGTGGATGAAACATTATGGCATGGGGATGCTTTTCGTGGGACGGAGTCGGCTCAAATTTCTAGATGCAGAACAAATTGGACCAATTCCGAAAAACCGGACCAATGTAAATCGTTACGTTGCCACATGAGGTGTGGGTAATGGTTTTGAAATGGTAGTTCATACAAGATAATGATACGAAACACTATCCGTACTTTTAAATATGTTACCAACATCGATATCAAGCAAGGATGccacgtcattttttcaaaaattgtgatcaagccaaaaaattgtctgtgcaaaatctgtgtacGTTTCCCGTAACATATAGCTCATCGtaatcattttggtgagcagaACAAAAGGTTTCGCTAATTCTAACCGCTTCGTCGGATTTTTTTCTGACAGTTTTTAGCCAATTGAAAACTTTTTGGTGCTCATCTGTGATCGTTTTCAGAAGTATGAgagaatctgtgatcgatttcagaaatctgtcatttttaaaTCTGTTCATAAAATTgggaatctgtgaaacacagagtaatctgtgaacctggcatccctgatgtcAAGAAATAACCAACACAGTTACTATATCTTAATCCGATTGAGAATCAAATTTGCCAAAACGTTAAAAAGTCCGTCGAACCTTCGAAAACAAATAATATGGAATTTGAAGCATCTCAATTTACCTCGTTTTGTTCGACACTGTAAATATGGATTCCGACACTGTAAATAAGGAGTGTTATGCTTTGTCCATTCGAATAGTCAAATATAATTTGAATTCTGATTCCGATTGGCAATCGTGGACCTAATATATTAGACTGtgatataattttaataagggctcaaccgatttttttctggggaaaatattgTGATGAGTTAGATTTAATTTCCTAGTTTATTGAGAGCTGTTATAAATATCCAACATCACTAAAATgatcactttttaaaaatagaacTTTGTTCATTTCTAGAACCTCTGTGTGAATTCACGATACATGTCTTTTATTATTATATAAATAAGTTATTTATAACACAGTCATTGTTTCACGTAAGATCTCCTTAATGCATAATAAGAAATGTCTACTCAACTTCCCGTCGCACTAGTTCGATCATTTCCAATTTCGTATCTACAAGTATTGGTTTTTTTCGAAGCCATAGGACTAGCATTGCTACTTCCTATGTCAGAGATTTGGCGTTTGCTGTTTGCTACTGCTGTTGTCGTCTGGCTGAAGTTGGCACTCGTCGTTGGTGTACCTTCACCAGAGCTCTCGATCCCAATCAGCTGACTGGTCGAGCGAGCGTTCACAAAATTGTACCGGATTTCCTCCAGTTTAGCCCCTCCCATCAGATCCTGAGACTGAGATTCGAACAGTTTGATAACTGATGGCCGGTGAACTTTGACCGGCTCGTACTCAGCACATTTTAGCTGTTGCTTCTGCTTGAGCTGCTCTATCGCATCGTTGTAGCTAGGCAGACCGGATACGATCGTGTAGCTCGGCAGGGATTCAACATCGTAGGGAGGAGGTGTCTCCACGTCCATGCTAGACAGTGTTTGTGATCGGGCAgtcaaaactgaaaataaaggtgaaaagaaaacaaatctCATTAGTGACACTTCGTAGCAAAGGTACGCTTTTAATTATAAATCTGTCCGTCAAATTGTGTCaagcaagttttttttctgactaaAAGTCGAAATTTAACTCAGCTGGGGTTCACAACAGGCAGGAACGAAATTGACGTCAAGAATAAGTCCCTCCTGGAGCGTCGTTCAATTAGAAGCAAACTTTGTATCAGCGTTTATAAGGTGGCAAAGCCAATCTGTTTTACGTTTTCGTTCGTTTAGCAATATTTAGCTTTTATTTTCGGTGAATATAAGTAACAGTACTTATGGCATCCTATCATGTAAGCTCATATATTAACAAAGGTTGGAAtgcaattttatttggattctttaaatgaagagggttgttattttttaaatttttcttgatATACCGGAAAAatcacacaataaaaaatactcGAAGTTACTCAACCAGCTAATTGTCAACGTTTAAAAGCAATGGGAATAATCCGAAATGCAAGAAAAATGTCCACAATTCTCCGATAGACACGAAGCGTTTTCATCTACGTCtcattcaatttcaaatttgacTGATGTTTGAAAACTAACGAGAATCCTTCTACGCTATATGTTGTAAAATTGTACTAGCTGTGAGAGTTATCGGTAAAAGGAATCATATGCAATAATCTTTATTGTGAGTAGAATTCATTACCTACTTAAAATTGCAAAAAGAGCTATCGTATGTAACAacacaatgggccgtatgaataaaacgtagcatgcttgaatttcggtagtaaatgctacgtgtggatcacgttcctgtcaaaacatgctacaaactgtagtatttactacaagttttcggtaggtagctctagaggttgctactcgtgtgtttgctgataaagtgaagtacagaaattaagTAAGTacgatgtaagtacgtttcttgctttgtgcttGCTGTAAgccaaaattattttatttgtagGAAATTCGAATGGTCAGCAAAATGTATGTACCAAGATTTCTGACAAGAAAGCAAGATAAGTTTTGATTTTGCATTATAAATAAGTTCAGATAagttttgatttttcattataaattgtaaaaatttatttttaatttcaatttaaaaagtCTTGAAAAACTATCTTTTTAATATTTGGCAAATAATGTAAATGTAGGAAATTGAATTCCAAGTTTACTTGAGTAGGTAATTTGTGGATTACGTACTTTTTATATGGTACGTATAACATTGATGGATTTTCAACACCACAAAATCCAGATTGTTGAAATGATTGTACTTATTATAGATAGTATTGATAGGTTATAGGATAGTTATAGGTAACAATAGTCGTGGATCttgttttaataaataaattgtaTAAATTATTCATTCGAAGTAAATGTTCAAATATGTCACCTTAAATTAATATTAAATATTTAAGCACTTCTGCATGTTATTGTAAAAACTCTACTCTAACTATATCGTATATACCAATTTTACGCAATATAAATTTTACTTTATCATCAAAGCTTTGAATATTGTATTTTCATAGCAgattatataaacaaaaaaacaattccACGTGAAGCTGTTGATAGTTTAGTGATGTGATGCTTTGTTTTCCTTTAAGTATGGAACACTTATACTGTGATGTAGTTTCTGCTGCACCTGCTGACTCTGCCCTATTTATATATTAAGCGCAACCAGTTTGACAAAATTGTTTGcacaattgaatttaaaacggtctattttatcaataatttaatataaaaaaattaaaacctggGGGCGTGATGAGTGATTCGATGCCTTTCTCCACAgcagcccacttgggttcgatccccaactcCGTACATAGGGTCAAAAAATTTTTCAGGCCCAAATAGGCTATTGACCTTATGGTTGAAACCTTCATATTTGAAACTAAATAAACctgatatttttgttgaaagaaCAATTTTGATCCATGTTTTGTGGAAAATTGTCTACATTTAACAATTGTCAATTTTAATTGCTTAGTAAAAAGGTTAACCACACGAAATTatcaacagtaaatattttcaatttaaaaaacatGGTGAGTTATACGACAACCTTCCGTATCCATTACCCTTTGCATATTAAAACAAATGTTCCCATTTCGCTGGAATGCTAAAAGAAGGAacgtaaaactttatttaggtatTATTTCCACGAGAATAAATCCATATATAAACATTTTTGTTGCTAATCGAGTGTGCTAGTCCAAGGAAGTTGGAACCGAAATAATTTTCACACGCAGTTTTCAACAAaatggaagagttttagactaagatttttgcTTTTCATGAATTGATATTCAGAATCTGCtgatttgtttagttttcaACTATGTAATGAGTTTGTTTCTCTAAATGCAGAAAAATTGTATAGTGAACAACCAGATACCGGTATTTCGAAACGCTTTTTGCGTTCTTCATCAGTGTCTTCATATGTCTTCTTCGTTATTTTTCTGGGTTCCATTATGTATACGAATCAGATTCTGTTTGGTTGTAGTAGCATGCTTAGAAACTTCACATTTCATATAGTCCCGAAAATTCTCTAAAGAATTCTATGTTTCTATGCCTTAACAGAACAGTTAGGCGAAGTTAAGAGGCGCTCTCTTCATGGTGAACAAAATTCCGTTGGGCTCATTGAACTTTGTCCTAGCAACTTGTATGGCTGTACCATAACATACGAACAGGAAATCTCTCAATagaaattttattatattaaacatcTTTATTGGATAAACGATAGAATCGAATTAGAGAAGATTTGCAAATTTTACTCTTGTTTCTAGAGAAAACATTTTCTTTGTTCACAATCCAATTTTATCATCGTTGTTTTAAGTTCAAAAGTTGAAAAAGTTACCGGTAATTATGAGCATGAAAATTTATTGttcattttggttttggtacctTATAGGTACCGATTTATGCTTATGTGCACATGaatgtttttattgttttatgttTTAACTTCGGCTTATTAGTGCATTAGCAGAATAATTGTTTAAAT comes from Malaya genurostris strain Urasoe2022 chromosome 3, Malgen_1.1, whole genome shotgun sequence and encodes:
- the LOC131435468 gene encoding protein commissureless 2 homolog; the encoded protein is MMDNLESKITFEIPNHLDFDKLIRGNNLSMFWPSLHYQQNAVDRVAGMGSLGSAGESIFGDYNSSDFNLLSSLQSFASHSGSARLGDGSEQMLDPTYERFIGDVWVGIVLTLMILSSIFCMCSCFLYHKFRQWQRSVLTARSQTLSSMDVETPPPYDVESLPSYTIVSGLPSYNDAIEQLKQKQQLKCAEYEPVKVHRPSVIKLFESQSQDLMGGAKLEEIRYNFVNARSTSQLIGIESSGEGTPTTSANFSQTTTAVANSKRQISDIGSSNASPMASKKTNTCRYEIGNDRTSATGS